The genomic stretch cgcaatctcggctcactgcaagctccgcctcccggggttcacgccattctcctgcttcagcctctccgagtagctgggactacaggcgcccgccaccacacccggctaattttttttttgtatttttagtagagacggggtttcaccgtggtctcgatctcctgacctcatgatccacccgcctcggcctcccaaagtgctgggattacaagcgtgagccaccgcgcccggccagatggCCCAGATTTCTACTCTGTCACATAGCAGCTGTGTGTGTCCAACATACAAGCAAGTGACTTCATCTGTGTATGCCTCAGTAGTCTGATCtgcaaaataggaataaataCCCATATCATAGACTTGTTATAATGGTTGAATGAGAAACCACCTATATATGCAcagtaaaaattcaaaacatattaGCTGCtacttatatttgaattttaaaagttagtgaGTTGGCCGGCCGCaatgactcaagcctgtaatctcagcacttttggagggcaaggtggcgtatcacctgaggttgggagtccaacatggagaagccccgtctctattaaaaatacaaaattagccgggcatggtggcgcatgcctataatcccagctactcaggaggctgaggcatgagaattgcttgaactcgggaggtggaggttgcggtgagccgagatcacaccattgtgctccagcctgggcaacaggagcgaaactccgtctcaaaaaaagtctAGTGAGTTGACCAATTTCATGTTCCCAAAGTGTTTGGTGCTCTAGGAGTAGAGTCATACTATAACGCTGGAGATCCAAAAGGAAGATTAACATACCGATAAAGAAATCTCAAGCttgcacagtgtctcacgcctgtaatcccaccactttgggaggctgaggtgggaggatccctggagctcaggagtttggaaccaacctgggcaacagagtaagacctgtctcttaaagaaatcggctgggcgtggtggctcagtcctgtaatctcagtactttgggaggctgaggtgggtggatcacctcaggtcagaagttcgagaccagcctggccaacgtggcaaaatcccgtccctactaaaaatacaaaattagcctggcgtggtggcgggcgcctgtaatcccagctactcaggaggctgaggcaggcgaatcacttgaagctggaaggtggaggttgtggtgagccgagatcatgccactgcactctagcctgggcaacagagtgaggttccatctcaaaaaaaaaaaaaaaaaatctgtttaacattttaattggGTGTTTGCTAAGCAATTATAATACCTATTAACTTTCCATACTACAGTTGGTAAACATTGAACTAATAACCTTCCAGTAAACTCCATATATACATTGACAGTACTTAGCCAGAAGCCGTAGTTTTATCCCCGATCCTATCAGCACCCCATGAATCTATCCATCACAGAAAGTGAAGCCAATTATCTTTAGGTAAAAATGTCCAGTTCTTATAAAGTACTCCAAATTTGCCACCAGGTGGTGCTGCTGTTGtgtaaaatgaaagcatattatccttttttttccccctttgagacagtcttgctctgttgcctagactggagtgcagtggtgtgatctcagcccactgcaacctttatctcccaggttccagtgagtctcatgcctcagcctcccacgtagctgggactgcaggcatgcgccactgcacccggctaattttttgtttttttttgtttttgtttttagtacagatggggggtttcatcatgttggccaggctggtctcaaactcctgacttcaggtgatccacccactttggtctcccaaagtgctggaattgcaggcgtgagctactgctccCGGCCAAAGTCTGTTATCTAATTGTCTAAGATATTTTCATATCTAAGTGAAAGGTGAAAGCTTTTGATAAGAATCACATCAGAAGTCAGCTTACCATTCACTAAAGATGTTGGAGGATTTTTTCAGTTCCCttggattgattgattgattgattgattttttgagacagtctcactctgtcgcccagggtggagtgcagtggaacaatcttggctcaccgtaacctttgcctcccagggttcaagcgattctcttacctcagcctgccgaatagctgggattacgggcacctgccaccacacctggctaatttttgtatttttagtagaggctgggtttcaccgtgttggccaggctggtctcgaactcctgacatcaagtgacccaaccgcctcagcctcccaaagtgctgggaacacaggcctgagacaccacgcctggcccccttggctttatttttaaagggagaCCCTTTGAACCTTGATAACCAAGGAGGTAGACTTGAAGCTTACATCattagcaaagaaaaaagtaaaatctcaaGAAACTCCCTAGGCTTTTTTAAGAAacatgcggccgggcgcggtggctcacgcttgtaatcccagcactttgggaggccgaggtgggcggatcacgaggtcaggagatcaagaccacggtgaaaccctgtctctactaaaaatacaaaaaattagccgggcgtggtggcgggcgcctgtagtcccagctactcagagaggctgaggcaggagaatggcgtgaacccgggaggcagagcttgcagtgagccgagatttcgccactgcactccagcctgggcaacagagtgagactccgtctcaaaaaaaaaaaaaaaaaagaaacatgcagaGTAGGAAATAGACTaccctaggctgggcacagtggctcacacctgtaatcccaacacttagagAAGCTGacgtaggaggatcacttaagcccaggaagtaaaggcttcagtgagctatgatcttgccgctacactccatcttgggcaacagagtgagaccctgtctcaaaagaagaaaaaaagaggccgggcgcagtggctcaagcctataatcccagcactttgagaggccaaggtgggcggatcatgaggtcaagagatcaaggccgggtgtggtggctcatgcctgtaatcccagcactttgggaggctgaggtgggtggatcgcctgaggtcaggagtttgagaccagcctggctgacatggtgaaaccccatctctactaaaaatacaaaaattaagccaggtgcggtggttcacgcctgtaatcccagcactttgggagaccaaagtgggtggataacctgaagtcaggagttcgaggccagcctggccaacatggtgaaaccccgtctccactaaaaatacaaaaattagccaggcatggtggttgtatgcctgtaatcccagctgcccaggaggctgaagcacaagaattgcttgaacccggaaggcggaggtcgcagtgacctgagatcatgccactgcactccagcctgggtgacggagtgagactccctctcaaaaaaaaaaaaaaaaattagctgggtgtggtgacatgcacctgtaatcccagctactcgggaggctgaggcaggagaatcgcttgaacccgggaagcagaggttgcagtgagccgagatggcaccactgctctccatatctggtgacaaagcgagacttggtcttaagaaaaagaaaaaaaaaaaaaagaatatccttaAGAAAGGCACGTTAGCATAGTGAGCAAGAGTATGGTCTTTGCAGTGTATGTCTTCGGTTCATATCATCTTTGCCTTAGTAGCTATGTGATCTTGATTAGTTTCGCACATACAGTTGACCATTGGTGATCTTAAGCAACCCTAACTCATATGTACAATATTGGTTGAAGAACACTTCCCACTTAGGGCATTGTTAGAGGAGCAAGATAAAATGTGTCTAAAGGACTTAGAAAAGtacctagcacacagtaagtaataaatattagttgttggtcaggcatggtggctcacacctgtaatcccagcactttgggaggctgaggcagatgaatcacgaggtcaggagttcaagaccagcctggccaacatggtgaaaccccatctctagggccaggcatggtggctcacgcttgtaatcccagcactttgggaggccgaggtgggcggatcacgaggtcaggagatcgagaccatcctggctaacatggtgaaaccccatctctactaaaaatacaaaaaaaattagccgggcatggtggcgggcgcctgtagtcccagctactcgggaggctgaggcaggagaatggcgtgaaccccggaggcggagcttgcagtgagccaagatcacgccattgcattccagcctgggtgacagagtgagactccgtctcaaaaaaaaaacccatctctactaaaaatacaaaaaattagctggccatagtggtgggtgcctatattcccagctacttgggaggctgaggcaggagaatcgattgaacccgggaggtggaggttgcattagTTGTCATTATTAGTTGTTATTATTACCCtaaactctctttcttttttctctacagcttgttttcacttgctttttaaagacagaaagctCATGGTGCAAATAGTTATTTCTAGGTGAGTacattttgagattttaaaatttggcttGAAATGATGAGGGCTATAGAGGTGTGCCATGTGTCTGGAAGAATCAGGGTCCTTAGGTGCATCTTGCACAAATCCTTGCATTCTGATCTCTAGTTCCATGCCTAGCACTGCCCAATTTCCCAAGAACTTGACATCCAACAAAGAGGTCCTTTGGGCCTCGAATGGTGGTGTGAGGACACTATTCATCCTTCACCCCTCAAAAATATTGTAACCGCCAGCCCTTTGCTTGCAGTGCGAGGGCTGGAGGCCTGGCAGAATGGGTGCTGATGGAGCTACAGGGGGAGATCGAGGCTCGCTACAGCACTGGATTAGCTGGAAACCTCCTGGGAGACCTACATTACACCACTGAGGTGAGGGGGCTTTTCTTTCCCTGCCTAATGCCTCAGGAAAGCAAGCTACACCAAGGTGGTGCTCCCAGGACCCAGAGTGAGGACTGCCTCAGGTTTGTTATTCAAGGCCTAGCTAATCTGCGATGCTCTCTGCTTGTTCTCCCCCTACCTCTGCAGTAGCAGGGAAATTTAATTTTGGGGAATCTGGAAAGCTCACATTTCTGAAAGTAGAAATTCTCTTATGTGGGgctagaaagcaaaaaaagggCACATGGGTGGGTGGTCCAGTGTGGCTGCTCAACAATGGCAGAGCCAGACCAGGGATTGGAGGTGCCAGCATAGCCTGCCAAGAGCAGCTTTAGGAGGCGCCTGAGTGTTATGGCCTTGCCCCGGAACCTCAGGAATCTCGTTCTTGTTCTGCCAAAGGGAATCCCTGTGCTGATCGTGGGGCATCATATCCTGTATGGGAAAATCATCCACCTGGAGAAACCTTTTGCAGTCCTTGTCAAACACACTCCTGGGGATCAGGACTGTGATGAGCTTGGCCACGAGACTGGCACCCGGTACCTGGTGACAGCACTCATCAAAGACAAGATCCTTTTCAAAACCCGCCCCAAGCCCATTATCACCAACGTCCCCAAGAAAGTATGAAAGAACCTCGGATTTTCCCTAGAGAGCGGCCAACTCCTTGGACTCGTGCTCCGCTGCCACCTCGAGGACGGCTCGACGGTTCCCTGGGACCACAGGGCGGTCCTGTTCTGAACACAGGCCACCCACTGGGTGTGAACTCGGATCCCTTCCTTATGGCGGCCGGTTCTCTTGGTGGAAATCTGACCCCATTTCCAAGGAACCCATCtccttttccagcttcatcaGGCTCATTGGCTTCAAATCCAGCACCCTTCCCGGCTGGTGCTCGTGACCCAAGTATGGCTTCTTTTCCAAGAGGGATGAATCCCACTGGCACAGGTGCAGTTTCTTTCCCAAGGCCTGGTGGCCTCttggggc from Nomascus leucogenys isolate Asia chromosome 2, Asia_NLE_v1, whole genome shotgun sequence encodes the following:
- the CHTF8 gene encoding chromosome transmission fidelity protein 8 homolog; the encoded protein is MVQIVISSARAGGLAEWVLMELQGEIEARYSTGLAGNLLGDLHYTTEGIPVLIVGHHILYGKIIHLEKPFAVLVKHTPGDQDCDELGHETGTRYLVTALIKDKILFKTRPKPIITNVPKKV
- the DERPC gene encoding decreased expression in renal and prostate cancer protein isoform X2, producing MKEPRIFPRERPTPWTRAPLPPRGRLDGSLGPQGGPVLNTGHPLGVNSDPFLMAAGSLGGNLTPFPRNPSPFPASSGSLASNPAPFPAGARDPSMASFPRGMNPTGTGIHWPAGPSSHVVPCSPLENQLTAL